In Helianthus annuus cultivar XRQ/B chromosome 8, HanXRQr2.0-SUNRISE, whole genome shotgun sequence, a single genomic region encodes these proteins:
- the LOC110871152 gene encoding uncharacterized protein LOC110871152 — translation MAFLLKAGKQIILTSSKSQSLLPKSPVYFTLKKTISSSANKAYEDLFAWVAADVHAYSRYTSLLARLCVSGPELESQLPSKPEKSAESQSARNCLLKLLENFSRKDLMDLLLCYLANNPEVLKVLFVGDANSCETISKTKLQITFPKMINTIADECMAEWEYKYSRFRFKSEPGLFHVFVNVSDMEKETLVVIIVGNMLMVTGKLTSAPIYGEEMEKEEKDMIRRLYKKIGVQQAIGDVVARTRLYYEEYDLKQATAEIIESGELRISYPEVHEEVERPSCMQVKLNRIYD, via the exons ATGGCGTTTTTACTGAAAGCTGGAAAACAAATTATTTTGACATCCTCAAAATCTCAATCGTTATTGCCTAAATCTCCAGTATATTTCACCCTTAAGAAAACCATTTCATCCTCAGCTAATAAAGCTTATGAAG ATCTGTTTGCTTGGGTCGCTGCTGATGTCCATG CCTATTCTAGATATACGAGTCTATTAGCGAGGCTTTGTGTTTCTGGTCCAGAACTGGAGTCTCAGTTACCATCAAAACCTGAAAAGTCAGCTGAATCTCAATCGGCTAGAAATTGTTTGTTAAAATTGTTAGAGAATTTCAGCCGGAAAG ATCTGATGGACTTGCTCTTATGCTATTTAGCCAATAATCCTGAAGTTTTAAAAG TTCTCTTTGTGGGAGACGCGAACTCTTGTGAGACCATTTCAAAGACAAAGTTACAAATTACATTTCCTAAGATGATAAACACCATTGCTGATGAATGTATGGCTGAGTGGGAGTATAAGTATAGCAGATTCAGATTTAAGTCGGAACCAGGCTTGTTTCATGTGTTTGTGAATGTGTCTGATATGGAAAAAGAAACCCTGGTGGTTATTATTGTGGGTAATATGCTGATGGTAACCGGTAAACTGACATCTGCACCTATATATGGTGAAGAAATGGAGAAAGAGGAAAAGGATATGATAAGGCGGCTATATAAAAAAATTGGTGTTCAGCAGGCGATTGGTGACGTCGTAGCTAGAACAAGGCTGTACTATGAAGAATATGATCTTAAGCAGGCGACTGCTGAAATCATCGAGAGTGGTGAACTGAGAATCTCATATCCGGAAGTACATGAAGAGGTTGAGAGACCAAGTTGTATGCAAGTGAAACTTAATCGGATTTATGATTGA